The following proteins are encoded in a genomic region of Fundidesulfovibrio soli:
- a CDS encoding DUF3426 domain-containing protein, giving the protein MKVECPNCQTTYNLPDERVGQDGATVRCTVCKHKFHVDAPTPEDFPGFGDTGASPVWPVQGEDEPDVSNDFASHLDAQRKKDPYVDAGLPGEDFTSADFATIEFGKQEKPASEGLSRKSLILAILLGVVVLGGAGATAAYFMEFWPFAKKTPASAMEGAPQAADQSKQPKKEPAQQPQAPSHVASLVIESNQYYFTENEKIGKLFVIEGKIVNRSPVVVGQVKIDATLLDPADAPVLSKSITAGPKASNFELKTMQQADMEARLNSVQEILLNNGSVKPGEEIPFMFVFPNPPANLGSFSLTVTDYQELAPQAGQQPSDKK; this is encoded by the coding sequence ATGAAAGTCGAATGCCCGAACTGCCAGACGACGTACAACCTCCCCGACGAGCGGGTGGGGCAGGATGGCGCAACGGTCCGCTGCACGGTGTGCAAGCACAAGTTCCATGTGGACGCCCCCACGCCCGAAGATTTCCCCGGCTTCGGGGATACGGGCGCATCGCCCGTATGGCCCGTCCAGGGGGAGGACGAACCCGACGTCTCGAACGATTTCGCCAGCCATCTCGACGCTCAGCGCAAGAAAGATCCCTATGTCGACGCGGGGCTGCCGGGGGAAGACTTCACCTCGGCGGACTTCGCAACCATCGAATTCGGCAAGCAGGAGAAACCCGCTTCGGAAGGCCTCTCCCGCAAGTCGCTGATCCTGGCCATCCTCCTCGGCGTCGTGGTCCTGGGAGGGGCCGGGGCCACGGCCGCCTATTTCATGGAATTCTGGCCCTTCGCCAAGAAGACCCCGGCTTCAGCCATGGAGGGCGCTCCCCAGGCCGCCGATCAGTCCAAACAGCCCAAGAAGGAGCCCGCTCAGCAGCCGCAGGCCCCCAGCCATGTCGCCTCCCTCGTCATCGAGTCGAACCAGTACTACTTCACCGAGAATGAGAAGATCGGGAAGCTGTTCGTGATCGAAGGCAAGATCGTCAACAGGTCGCCCGTGGTGGTCGGCCAGGTGAAGATCGACGCCACGCTGCTCGACCCGGCGGACGCCCCTGTGCTGAGCAAGTCCATCACCGCCGGCCCCAAGGCCAGCAACTTCGAGCTCAAGACCATGCAGCAGGCCGACATGGAAGCGCGCCTGAACTCCGTGCAGGAGATCCTGCTCAACAACGGCAGCGTCAAGCCCGGGGAAGAGATTCCCTTCATGTTCGTGTTCCCCAACCCCCCGGCGAACCTGGGCAGCTTCTCCTTGACGGTCACCGATTACCAGGAGCTGGCGCCCCAGGCCGGCCAGCAGCCCTCCGACAAGAAGTAA
- the hpt gene encoding hypoxanthine phosphoribosyltransferase → MYENLIPVITREAIASRVEELGAAISAEYAGKDLLVVGVLKGAFMFLSDVVRSLTVPARVDFVRLASYGCKNSPGELKFLQDLETPVEGKHILVVEDIVDTGHSMALLLDVLRARNPLSVKLCSLIDKAERRQAHVKVDFYGFRLAKGFLVGYGLDFAEDYRCLPAVYELLQPKGC, encoded by the coding sequence GTGTACGAGAACCTGATCCCCGTCATCACGCGCGAGGCCATCGCCAGCCGCGTGGAGGAGCTTGGCGCCGCAATCTCCGCCGAATATGCCGGGAAGGACCTCCTTGTGGTGGGCGTGCTCAAGGGCGCGTTCATGTTCCTCTCGGATGTTGTGCGCAGCCTGACCGTTCCCGCACGTGTGGATTTCGTGCGCCTGGCCAGTTACGGCTGCAAGAACTCCCCGGGGGAGCTCAAGTTCCTGCAGGACCTGGAGACGCCCGTGGAGGGCAAGCACATCCTGGTGGTGGAGGATATCGTGGATACGGGCCATTCGATGGCCCTGCTCCTGGATGTGTTGCGCGCCCGCAACCCCCTCTCGGTGAAGCTGTGCAGCCTTATCGACAAGGCCGAGCGGCGTCAGGCTCACGTGAAGGTTGACTTTTACGGATTCCGGCTGGCAAAGGGCTTTCTAGTGGGGTACGGCCTGGACTTTGCAGAAGACTACCGGTGTCTCCCGGCGGTCTATGAATTGCTCCAACCAAAAGGTTGCTGA
- a CDS encoding N-acetyltransferase, with translation MAEYFLRKARIEDVKAIHALLMDSARGELLLPRSFTQLYSHLRDFYVLASREGKEVKGCCALSLCWENLAEIRSLVVHKDLQKQGWGRKLVEACLSEAVTLGVYKVFTLTYQSEFFSKMGFEVVSKDELPQKVWADCIHCPKFPECDEIAMKMEL, from the coding sequence ATGGCGGAGTACTTCCTGCGCAAGGCGCGCATCGAGGACGTCAAGGCCATCCACGCCCTGCTGATGGATTCCGCGCGCGGCGAACTGCTTCTGCCGCGCTCCTTCACCCAGCTGTACTCCCACCTGCGTGACTTCTACGTCCTGGCCTCGCGCGAGGGCAAGGAGGTCAAGGGGTGTTGCGCGCTCTCGCTGTGCTGGGAGAATCTGGCCGAGATTCGCTCCCTGGTGGTCCACAAGGACCTGCAGAAGCAGGGCTGGGGCCGCAAGCTGGTGGAAGCCTGCCTCTCCGAGGCGGTGACCCTGGGCGTGTACAAGGTGTTCACGCTCACCTACCAGAGCGAGTTCTTCAGCAAGATGGGCTTCGAGGTGGTCAGCAAGGACGAGCTGCCCCAGAAGGTCTGGGCGGACTGCATCCATTGCCCCAAATTCCCCGAGTGCGACGAAATAGCCATGAAGATGGAGCTGTAG
- a CDS encoding TlpA family protein disulfide reductase has translation MYKYSFAFLLCVLLLGSSLAQAQNRPEALISSQDIIKAVSQAKGKVVVVNFWASWCPPCRQEIPDLIELRKRIPENKLLLIGVSIDQDPAMFSKFASKAGFNYPVYLAKADVPQAFSLRSIPRTMVYSPKGEMVKAIEGFVTGAELEKMINKLLGS, from the coding sequence ATGTATAAATATTCATTCGCTTTTCTGCTGTGTGTCCTGCTGCTCGGCAGCTCCCTGGCCCAGGCCCAGAACAGGCCCGAAGCGCTGATCTCCAGCCAGGACATCATCAAGGCCGTCAGCCAGGCCAAAGGCAAGGTCGTGGTGGTGAACTTCTGGGCTTCCTGGTGCCCTCCATGCCGCCAGGAAATCCCCGACTTGATCGAGCTTCGCAAACGCATACCCGAGAACAAGCTGCTGCTCATCGGCGTGAGCATCGACCAGGACCCCGCCATGTTCTCCAAGTTCGCGTCCAAGGCCGGGTTCAACTACCCCGTCTATCTGGCAAAGGCCGATGTGCCCCAAGCCTTTTCGCTGCGCTCCATCCCGCGCACGATGGTGTATTCGCCCAAGGGCGAGATGGTCAAAGCCATCGAGGGTTTCGTCACCGGAGCCGAGCTGGAGAAAATGATCAACAAGCTGCTGGGCTCCTAG
- a CDS encoding homocysteine S-methyltransferase family protein codes for MADFRKALSDGGIIVFDGAMGTLLQARGLPPGASPELWGLDNPGMVRAVHEDYLRAGARVVTSNTFGGTRFKLPPGTDIRRVSREMALVARQAAGDANFVAGSVGPTGHFIEPLGTVTMREMVAAFAEQIRGLVEGGADLIIAETHFDLAEAKAVVLATREVCDLPVAVLMTFEPAGSLTGTPSSVFADTMQNLGVDLLGVNCGLGPEQMVQVAKDFLPRIDTPFFIKPNAGLPRLENGVTVYPMGPDEFADHMVPFLDMGAKCVSGCCGTTPAHIQALARLAEGRAWSRPEPAEGRPLVVTSRSRSVCIGVGLPAVCIGERINPTGKKVLTEELQAGEFTEALRLAEEQVQAGAGLLDVNVGAPMVKEDELLPRLVKQLSSRFLTPLCLDSTKAEALVEGLWSVPGSALVNSISGEPGRMEELGPLCKLHGAPFILLPLAGKKLPVTAAERIAAIEALLTKSDALGIPRRLVLVDALALTVSSKPEAARHCLETIRHCANVLKLPTVLGLSNISFGLPARELLNSTFLAMCLGAGMGAHISNPSTPLPREVGFASEVLLARDPQAGRFIEACSGWKYGGGEGGVTAKKAAVEVKTLREAVVAGRKAQVLEMVEEALTRGEAPDAILNQELIPGIMDVGVLYERKEYFLPQLLLSAETMQAGFARLKPLLEAANKGAVRPKVVLATVEGDIHDIGKNIVGLMLANHGFDVLDLGKDVPAARIVEAAREQGARVIGLSALMTTTMVRMEDTVKLLRENGMDQKVFVGGAVVSEAYARSIGADGYAADAVEAVRVAKQLMDA; via the coding sequence GTGGCGGATTTTCGCAAAGCGCTGTCGGACGGCGGCATCATAGTTTTCGACGGTGCCATGGGCACGTTGCTTCAGGCCAGGGGGTTGCCCCCGGGTGCATCCCCTGAACTGTGGGGCCTCGACAACCCGGGCATGGTCCGCGCCGTCCACGAGGACTACCTCCGCGCCGGCGCCCGCGTTGTGACCTCCAACACCTTCGGCGGCACCCGCTTCAAGCTCCCCCCCGGCACGGACATCCGCCGCGTGAGCCGCGAAATGGCCCTTGTGGCCAGGCAGGCCGCTGGCGACGCCAACTTCGTGGCGGGAAGCGTGGGCCCCACCGGCCACTTCATCGAACCTCTGGGCACCGTGACCATGCGTGAGATGGTGGCTGCTTTCGCCGAGCAGATCAGGGGCCTCGTGGAAGGCGGGGCGGATCTTATCATCGCCGAGACCCACTTCGACCTGGCCGAGGCCAAGGCCGTGGTGCTGGCCACGCGCGAGGTCTGCGACCTACCCGTGGCCGTGCTCATGACCTTCGAGCCGGCCGGCTCCCTCACCGGGACGCCTTCGTCCGTTTTCGCCGACACCATGCAGAACCTCGGGGTGGACCTGCTCGGCGTCAACTGCGGACTGGGCCCCGAGCAGATGGTCCAGGTGGCCAAGGATTTCCTGCCCCGCATCGACACGCCGTTCTTCATCAAGCCCAACGCCGGGCTGCCGCGCCTGGAAAACGGCGTGACCGTCTACCCCATGGGTCCCGACGAGTTCGCCGATCACATGGTTCCCTTCCTTGATATGGGCGCCAAGTGCGTTTCGGGTTGCTGCGGCACCACGCCCGCGCACATCCAGGCCCTGGCCAGGCTGGCCGAAGGCCGCGCCTGGAGCAGGCCCGAGCCCGCCGAGGGCCGCCCGCTGGTGGTCACCTCCCGCTCGCGCTCCGTGTGCATCGGGGTTGGGCTGCCCGCCGTGTGCATCGGCGAGCGCATCAACCCCACGGGCAAGAAGGTCCTCACCGAGGAGCTGCAGGCCGGGGAGTTCACCGAGGCCCTGCGCCTTGCCGAAGAGCAGGTGCAGGCCGGGGCCGGGCTGCTGGACGTGAACGTGGGCGCCCCCATGGTGAAAGAGGATGAACTGCTGCCCCGGCTGGTCAAACAGCTCTCCAGCCGCTTCCTTACCCCCCTGTGCCTGGACAGCACCAAGGCCGAAGCCCTGGTGGAGGGCCTGTGGTCCGTGCCCGGCTCCGCCCTGGTGAACTCCATCAGCGGCGAACCCGGCCGCATGGAGGAGCTCGGCCCCCTGTGCAAGCTGCACGGCGCGCCCTTCATCCTGCTGCCCCTGGCTGGCAAGAAGCTCCCGGTCACGGCCGCGGAGCGCATCGCGGCCATCGAGGCGTTGCTTACGAAATCCGACGCTCTGGGCATCCCGCGCAGGCTCGTGCTGGTGGACGCCCTTGCCCTGACGGTTTCCTCCAAGCCCGAGGCCGCCCGCCACTGCCTGGAGACCATCCGCCACTGCGCCAATGTGCTCAAGCTGCCCACGGTGCTGGGGCTTTCCAACATTTCCTTCGGCCTGCCCGCGCGCGAGCTGCTCAACTCCACGTTTCTGGCCATGTGCCTGGGCGCGGGAATGGGCGCGCACATCTCCAACCCGTCCACGCCGCTGCCGCGCGAGGTGGGCTTCGCCTCCGAGGTGCTTCTGGCGCGCGACCCGCAGGCCGGACGCTTCATCGAGGCCTGCTCCGGCTGGAAATACGGCGGGGGCGAGGGCGGTGTCACAGCCAAAAAGGCCGCCGTGGAGGTGAAGACCCTGCGCGAGGCCGTGGTGGCCGGGCGCAAGGCCCAGGTGCTCGAAATGGTGGAGGAGGCGCTTACCCGCGGGGAGGCTCCCGACGCCATCCTCAACCAGGAGCTCATCCCGGGCATCATGGACGTGGGCGTGCTCTACGAGCGCAAGGAGTACTTCCTGCCCCAGCTGCTCCTCTCCGCCGAGACCATGCAGGCCGGGTTCGCCCGCCTCAAGCCCCTGCTGGAGGCCGCGAACAAGGGGGCGGTACGGCCCAAGGTCGTGCTGGCCACCGTTGAGGGCGACATCCACGACATCGGCAAGAACATCGTGGGCCTGATGCTGGCCAACCACGGCTTCGACGTGCTGGACCTGGGCAAGGACGTGCCCGCCGCCCGGATCGTGGAGGCCGCCAGGGAGCAGGGGGCGCGCGTGATCGGCCTTTCCGCCCTGATGACCACCACCATGGTCCGCATGGAGGACACGGTGAAGCTGCTGCGCGAGAACGGCATGGATCAGAAGGTCTTCGTGGGCGGGGCCGTGGTCTCTGAGGCCTATGCCCGGTCCATCGGCGCTGACGGCTACGCCGCCGACGCCGTGGAGGCCGTGCGAGTCGCTAAACAGCTCATGGACGCCTAG
- a CDS encoding sigma-70 family RNA polymerase sigma factor — MSNSTNQPEEPELLPADAEEVSSEHDLYSPETEDSPDDDDAALVAEAGLDEEANLPALKVQHVPAASRDNLHAYLREISKFPMLKPDEEFELARRVRDEGDQKAAFRLVTSHLRLVVKIAMDFQRRWAQNVADLIQEGNVGLMRAVKKFDPEKGIKFSYYAAYWIKAYILKYIMDNWRLVRIGTTQAQRTLFYNLNKERQRLTSQGFDPSASNISKSLNVSEADVLEMDQRMARNDLSLDITLGDDSTSTRLDYLPALTPGIEDMLAKDEIAGLVEKHLQSIIPELSDKERDLLEQRILSDSPVTLREIGNKYGITRERVRQIETRLLEKIRSHFVKRIGDFSAEWIRKEE, encoded by the coding sequence ATGAGCAACAGCACGAACCAGCCCGAGGAGCCAGAACTCCTTCCTGCGGACGCCGAAGAGGTTTCTTCGGAGCACGACCTTTATTCGCCCGAAACGGAAGACTCCCCCGACGACGACGATGCCGCCCTCGTCGCAGAGGCCGGCCTCGACGAGGAGGCCAACCTCCCCGCGTTGAAGGTGCAGCATGTGCCCGCCGCCTCCCGGGACAACCTGCACGCCTACCTGCGCGAGATCAGCAAGTTCCCCATGCTCAAGCCCGACGAGGAGTTCGAGCTTGCCCGCCGCGTGCGCGACGAGGGTGACCAGAAGGCGGCCTTCCGCCTGGTCACCTCGCACCTGCGCCTGGTGGTGAAGATCGCCATGGACTTCCAGCGCCGCTGGGCCCAGAACGTGGCGGACCTCATCCAGGAGGGCAACGTGGGGCTCATGCGGGCGGTGAAGAAGTTCGACCCCGAGAAGGGCATCAAGTTCTCCTACTACGCCGCCTACTGGATCAAGGCCTACATCCTTAAATACATCATGGACAACTGGCGGCTCGTGCGCATCGGCACCACCCAGGCCCAGCGCACCCTGTTCTACAACCTGAACAAGGAACGCCAGCGCCTGACCTCGCAGGGCTTCGACCCGTCGGCGAGCAACATCTCAAAGAGCCTCAACGTCTCCGAGGCCGACGTGCTGGAGATGGACCAGCGCATGGCCCGCAACGACCTCTCGCTGGACATCACCCTGGGCGACGATTCCACCTCCACCCGGCTGGACTACCTGCCCGCGCTCACCCCCGGCATCGAGGACATGCTCGCCAAGGACGAGATCGCGGGCTTGGTGGAGAAACACCTGCAGAGCATCATCCCGGAACTCTCCGACAAGGAGCGCGACCTGCTGGAGCAGCGCATCCTTTCCGACTCCCCGGTGACCCTGCGCGAAATCGGCAACAAGTACGGCATCACCCGCGAGCGGGTGCGCCAGATCGAGACCAGACTGCTCGAAAAGATCCGCAGCCACTTCGTCAAGCGCATAGGCGACTTCTCGGCAGAGTGGATCCGCAAAGAAGAGTGA